A single genomic interval of Papaver somniferum cultivar HN1 unplaced genomic scaffold, ASM357369v1 unplaced-scaffold_7, whole genome shotgun sequence harbors:
- the LOC113343933 gene encoding protein BONZAI 1-like: protein MGNTVTAPETTLPEMNVRNGDITTSTHNDAVSFLMNRGYKGDFRKIQLILSAENLRYGREFLSKCKCNPIAVVYKITDADTLEEIGRTEVRMNSRNPVWMDNIFSFHMIRRGADTLVFRVYHVDEEDFRLSGDVYSSFSTSEMLKLKEKNLIGEATCVQLELFEPPRRLCSELSLQKTQGRGTLTVRLEETVAAKQVVKMGLRCSEFKNKGFKSTRGHFLRILRSKNGVESVDTTIHETEVVMEDSNPTWKPIRLTTQSYQSKETHLVIECVEANSNGRSQAIIGKLDTSVTKLKTLRDGSVGQDFSIPSPHQDPLKKPTAQLFVDNFVETTLLRFSNYIKKESELKFIVAIDFAASNGDPSLPTSLHYINPSRKKNAYQEALFEVGNVIESFKSDSCIHVWGFGGIPVGNVGSDWFDSNGSASETKVKGCKGILSAYSRAVQEIRHGSSPAATFGQIITKASRLPGDQTKYSVLVIITAGVPADIQDSIDAVVGASDCPLSIVIVGLGGADFENMKLLDANNRSGPLRSGTGNKAERGIVQFIPWCQLQGGQISIVNKLFDEFAQQLSTYCGNKEK, encoded by the exons atgGGGAATACTGTAACTGCTCCGGAGACAACTCTTCCGGAAATGAATGTCAGAAATGGCGACATAACCACGTCGACGCATAATGATGCAGTTAGTTTCTTGATGAACAGAGGTTATAAAGGAGATTTCCGTAAAATTCag TTGATATTATCTGCAGAAAATTTACGTTATGGGCGGGAATTTCTTTCAAAG TGTAAGTGTAACCCCATCGCAGTAGTATACAAGATAACAGATGCTGATACACTCGAAGAAATTGGCCGCACAGAGGTGAGGATGAATTCAAGAAACCCTGTTTGGATGGATAACATTTTCTCTTTTCATATGATTCGCAGGGGAGCAGATACACTGGT GTTTCGTGTATATCATGTAGACGAGGAAGACTTCCGTTTGTCTGGAGATGTATACTCTAGTTTTTCTACTTCAGAG ATGCTGAAACTGAAAGAGAAAAACCTCATAGGAGAGGCTACTTGTGTTCAGTTAGAG CTTTTTGAACCGCCGAGGCGTCTCTGTTCGGAACTTTCACTTCAAAAAACACAAGGAAGAGGGACACTTACTGTCCGTCTGGAGGAAACAGTTGCTGCAAAGCAAGTTGTTAAAATGGGCCTCCGCTGTTCCGAGTTCAAAAATAAGGGTTTTAAGTCTACAAGA GGTCATTTCTTACGAATTTTAAGATCTAAAAatggtgttgaatctgttgatacCACAATCCATGAAACTGAAGTGGTGATGGAAGATTCAAACCCTACTTGGAAGCCTATACGTCTGACCACACAGAGCTATCAGAGCAAG GAAACCCACTTGGTGATTGAGTGTGTTGAAGCCAATAGTAATGGTAGGAGTCAAGCGATTATAGG CAAACTCGATACGTCGGTCACAAAATTAAAAACTCTTCGCGACGGTTCAGTAGGTCAAGATTTCTCTATACCATCACCTCATCAGGACCCACTTAAG AAGCCGACAGCACAATTGTTTGTGGATAATTTTGTCGAGACTACACTTCTAAGATTTTCCAACTACATTAAGAAAGAGTCAGAGCTAAAGTTTATAGTTGCTATTGATTTTGCAG CTTCAAATGGAGATCCTAGTCTCCCCACTTCGTTGCATTATATTAATCCCTCGCGGAAAAAGAATGCTTACCAGGAG GCTTTATTTGAAGTTGGGAATGTGATCGAGTCCTTTAAGTCTGATTCATGTATTCATGTATGGGGATTTGGTGGGATACCAGTTGGCAATGTTGGATCTGATTGGTTTGACTCAAATGGAAGTGCTAGTGAAACTAAG GTTAAAGGATGCAAAGGCATCTTGTCTGCTTATTCACGTGCGGTACAGGAAATTAGACATGGTAGTAGTCCTGCTGCTACGTTTGGGCAAATCATAACAAAAGCTTCCAGACTCCCGGGAGATCAAACTAAGTACTCTGTCCTAGTTATCATCACT GCTGGTGTACCTGCTGATATTCAGGATTCTATAGATGCTGTAGTGGGGGCTTCTGATTGTCCGTTATCGATTGTTATAGTAGGTCTAGGTGGTGCTGACTTTGAAAATATGAAG TTGTTGGATGCCAACAACAGAAGCGGACCCTTACGCAGTGGAACTGGAAACAAAGCGGAACGTGGCATTGTGCAATTTATTCCATGGTGCCAACTTCAGG GTGGTCAGATCTCTATTGTTAACAAGCTCTTTGATGAGTTTGCTCAGCAGCTTTCCacttattgtggaaacaaagagAAGTGA